The DNA segment GGTTCGACGTCACCGACGACATGGTGGGCGCCTGGCCTTTCCACGATCACTCTCACCACATGGGCGAGAGCGTGAACCGCGGCCTTTTCGGCGGAATCATCGTGCTGCCCAAGGATTGCGATCCTCTCGCCGAGTACACGCTTCCGCCGCTCGCTAACGACTTCATCGAACGACGCTGCCGCCACCTCGGCGACGACGACGATGTCGATCCCGTGCCGGCTGGCCACAAGCCGGCCCACGCAGCCGCGGTCACGCTTGGAGCCGCGCCGGCTCGTAAAGACGGGCACACGGACGTCGCCACCGGACACGCCGGAACTCATCATCACGGCGGTGGTGATGGCGGGCATCACGGAGACGGCGCCAGGCCTCACGTCGGGCGGGACCTCGAGCATCGTGGAGTACTCGCCTTTCTCGATGAATGGTTTCAGCTCGACTACGCTCATCCCCGGTGCAAGGAAGACGACCTCCTGCACGTGCCGATGTTCGTCCACCTCATGAGCCGAAGACGGGGGACGCCGGCCTTTAACAGCGGTCCGTTTTCGCCGGCCGGTCCGCCTTTCGAAGTCACCTTCGGCACCGAGGGCAGCTTCACCTATCACTTAATTTCACCAGCAGATGCAGGGGACGGTGATCGTCGCCGCGGGCGAGCGACCTGAAGCCACGGTCGCGATCGAGGACGTCGCCCCGATGAACCTGAGGTTCCAGCCGGCCGAGGTGCGCATACGCCCTGGTGG comes from the Pseudomonadota bacterium genome and includes:
- a CDS encoding multicopper oxidase domain-containing protein, which translates into the protein MAIRHVYLKIEEIVGYRPVEPSPHAAVRYRRDGMRNSGHEDATIPLAEVKARSVDAVVYREYLDPDYLVPKPDKLVLADVNEPSYTHRVPGAVIYARPGERLHIHVLNGDVIPHSLHVNGLRYGADSDGSWPFGTETTDGRRSDEITPGRTWTYRFDVTDDMVGAWPFHDHSHHMGESVNRGLFGGIIVLPKDCDPLAEYTLPPLANDFIERRCRHLGDDDDVDPVPAGHKPAHAAAVTLGAAPARKDGHTDVATGHAGTHHHGGGDGGHHGDGARPHVGRDLEHRGVLAFLDEWFQLDYAHPRCKEDDLLHVPMFVHLMSRRRGTPAFNSGPFSPAGPPFEVTFGTEGSFTYHLISPADAGDGDRRRGRAT